The following nucleotide sequence is from Betaproteobacteria bacterium.
GAAGGAGGCTCTGCGCGCCGCCGCCGAGCGCGAGCACCGCTCCATCGCCAACATGGTCGAGGTGTTGATCCGGGACTGGTGCGGGCGAAACGGCATCACGATCCAGGAGCAGCAAGCGTTGCTGCTGGAGGAGGGGACAACCCCTGCTGACCGGAAAAGCAGGTAGCTGTCGTGGCACTGAAGAAATCCGACCTCTACGCCTCCATCTGGGCCTCGTGCGACGAGCTGCGCGGCGGCATGGACGCCAGTCAGTACAAGGACTACGTCCTGTTCATGCTGTTCATCAAGTACATCAGCGACAAGTACGGCAACAGCGCGGACTTCGCTCCGCCCGTCACGATCCCGACGGGCGCGAGCTTCACCGACATGATCGCCCTCAAGGGCAAGCCCGACATCGGCGACAAGATCAACACGCAGATCATCCAGCCGCTGATCGACGCCAACGCGCGGCTCGCCCGCAGCGACTTCCCCGACTTCAACGACCCAAACAAGCTCGGCGAGGGACAGGCAATGGTGGATCGCCTGTCCAATCTGATCGGCATCTTCCAGAAGCCCGAGCTCGACTTCTCGCAGAACCGCGCCGAGCACGACGACATCCTCGGCGACGCCTACGAGTACCTGATGCGGCACTTCGCCACCGAGAGCGGCAAGAGCAAGGGGCAGTTCTACACGCCCTCCGAAGTCAGCCGCGTGATCGCCCAGGTGATCGGCATCGCGCCGCAGAACACCCGGGCGGCCACCACCGCCTACGACCCGACGTGTGGCTCGGGCTCGCTGCTGCTCAAGGTGGCGGCGCAGGCGGGCAAGCACATCACGCTCGAAGGCCAGGAGAAGGACGTGACCACGGCGGGTCTCGCCCGCATGAACATGATCCTGCACGACTTCCCCACGGCCAACATTCTCTCGGGCAACACACTCGCGGCGCCGAAGTTCAAGGACGGCGAGCAGCTTCGCACCTACGACTACGTCGTCGCCAATCCGCCGTTCTCCGACAAGACCTGGAGCACCGGCCTCACGCCGTCGCTGGACACCTTCCAGCGCTTCGCCTGGGGCGTGCCGCCGGCCAAGCAGGGCGACTACGCTTACCTGCTGCACATCGTCCGCTCGATGAAGAGCACCGGCAAAGCGGCCTGCATCCTGCCCCACGGCGTGCTCTTTCGCGGCAACGCTGAAGGCCTGATCCGCCAGCAGCTCGTACGCTCCGGCATCCTCGAGGGCATCATCGGCCTGCCCGCCAACCTGTTCTACGGCACCGGCATCCCCGCCTGCATCGTGGTGCTCGACAAGGAGAACGCCGCCGCCCGCAAAGGCGTGTTCATGATCGATGCCAGCAAAGGCTTTATCAAGGACGGCAACAAGAACCGGCTGCGCGAGCAGGACATCCACCGCGTCGTCGACACCTTCAAGAAGCAGGCTGACGTGCCGCGCTACGCCCGCATGGTGCCGTTCGACGAGATCGCTGATGCGAAGAACGATTTCAACCTCAACCTGCCGCGCTACATCGACTCGACCACGCCGGAGGATCTGCAGGACATCGACGGTCACCTGCGCGGCGGCATTCCGGAGCGCGATCTGGACGCGCTCGACGCGTACTGGCAGGTGCTCCCGGCCGTGCGCGCGGCGCTTTTCTCCCCTACCCAGGAACCTGCCCGCCTGGCGGGCAAACAACGCTCCCCTCTCCCTCCGGGAGAGGGGCTGGGGGTGAGGGAAGGGACGCCACGCACGTTCCACGGTGCAAGCAGCGATGCTCATGTCGTGACGTCTCTTCCGCTGGGAGAGGGGTCGGCTATGAGGGAGCGCCCCGGCTACGTTTACCTGACGCTGCCCATTGCCGAAGTGAAGTCCGCAATTCTCGGTCACGCCGAGTTCGCCGCCTTCCAGAAAAGGGCGACGAAGCACTTCGACGACTGGCGCGCGGCCGCCACCAAACGGCTTACCGCCTTCAGCAAGGACGGCCACCCCAAGGCGCTGATCGAGACCATCGCCGAGGAACTGTTGGAAGCCTTCCGCTCCGCGCCGATGCTCGATGCCTACGACGTCTACCAGCACCTGATGGACTACTGGGCCGAGACGATGCAGGACGACGCCTACCTGATCGCTCTGGACGGCTGGGTGGCGAAGCCGGCTCGCATCGTGGAGACCGACAAGAAGGGCAAGCGCAAGGACAAGGGCTGGGCATGTGATCTCATCCCGAAGCCGCTCATCG
It contains:
- a CDS encoding ribbon-helix-helix protein, CopG family, producing MATGKTSTLTFRIEPALKEALRAAAEREHRSIANMVEVLIRDWCGRNGITIQEQQALLLEEGTTPADRKSR
- a CDS encoding N-6 DNA methylase: MALKKSDLYASIWASCDELRGGMDASQYKDYVLFMLFIKYISDKYGNSADFAPPVTIPTGASFTDMIALKGKPDIGDKINTQIIQPLIDANARLARSDFPDFNDPNKLGEGQAMVDRLSNLIGIFQKPELDFSQNRAEHDDILGDAYEYLMRHFATESGKSKGQFYTPSEVSRVIAQVIGIAPQNTRAATTAYDPTCGSGSLLLKVAAQAGKHITLEGQEKDVTTAGLARMNMILHDFPTANILSGNTLAAPKFKDGEQLRTYDYVVANPPFSDKTWSTGLTPSLDTFQRFAWGVPPAKQGDYAYLLHIVRSMKSTGKAACILPHGVLFRGNAEGLIRQQLVRSGILEGIIGLPANLFYGTGIPACIVVLDKENAAARKGVFMIDASKGFIKDGNKNRLREQDIHRVVDTFKKQADVPRYARMVPFDEIADAKNDFNLNLPRYIDSTTPEDLQDIDGHLRGGIPERDLDALDAYWQVLPAVRAALFSPTQEPARLAGKQRSPLPPGEGLGVREGTPRTFHGASSDAHVVTSLPLGEGSAMRERPGYVYLTLPIAEVKSAILGHAEFAAFQKRATKHFDDWRAAATKRLTAFSKDGHPKALIETIAEELLEAFRSAPMLDAYDVYQHLMDYWAETMQDDAYLIALDGWVAKPARIVETDKKGKRKDKGWACDLIPKPLIVARCFTKEQAELDAKQAELETTTTALAELDEEHGGEEGALGALDKIAKAEVNARLKEINGDKEAKEEAEVLRRWLELAEIESALKRAVKEQDAALDRLAHEKYATLTEGEIKMLVVDDKWMARLSGTVQGELDRVSQTLTGRIRELAERYATPLPALVEEVETLAVRVDEHLKKMGAVWK